In a genomic window of Ipomoea triloba cultivar NCNSP0323 chromosome 3, ASM357664v1:
- the LOC116014434 gene encoding pyruvate kinase 1, cytosolic-like, with protein MNSSNLLLEEPIRMATILEPSKASVFPAMTKIIGTLGVKSRSVDVISDCLKAGMSAARFDFSWGDPEFHQETLENLKMAVKKTKKLCAVMLDTTGPELQVINKSNHPISLEADTLLVLTPDVEKEATPNLLPINYNGLAKAVKTGDTIFIGQYLFTGKETTSVWLEVTEVKGDDVVCLIKSSATLSGSLYTLHVSQIHIDQPTLTELDKEVISTWGVRNSIDFLSLSYARHAEDVRHAREFLSKLGDLSQTQIFAKIENVEGLTHFDEILQEADGIIFGRGNLGIDLPPEKVFLHQKVALFKCNMAGKPAVVTRVVDSMTDNLRPTRAEATDVANAVLDGCDAILLGAETLRGLYPVETISIIGKICSEAEKVFNQDLYFKRTVKYVGEPMSHLESIASSAVRAAIKVRASVIICFTSSGRAARLIAKYRPTMPVLSVVIPQLKSNQLRWTFSGAFEARQSLIVRGIFPMLADPRHPGDPANATNESVLKVALDHGKALGVIKPHDRVVVCQKVGDSSVVKIIELED; from the exons ATGAATTCCTCGAATTTGTTACTTGAAGAGCCGATTCGGATGGCCACCATCCTCGAGCCGTCCAAAGCG AGCGTTTTTCCTGCAATGACGAAGATCATAGGGACACTGGGTGTAAAATCGCGATCCGTTGATGTCATTTCCGACTGTCTCAAAGCTGGAATGTCTG CGGCACGATTCGATTTTTCATGGGGTGATCCTGAGTTTCACCAGGAGACATTAGAAAATTTGAAGATGGCCGTCAAGAAAACGAAGAAACTCTGTGCA GTTATGCTGGACACCACTGGTCCGGAATTGCAAGTCATCAATAAAAGCAACCATCCTATTTCCCTTGAAGCAGATACGTTACTAGTTCTGACTCCTGATGTAGAAAAGGAAGCTACTCCAAATCTACTCCCTATAAATTATAATGGCTTGGCAAAG GCAGTGAAAACTGGAGACACTATTTTCATTGGTCAATACTTGTTCACAGGAAAAGAAACTACCTCAGTATGGCTTGAG GTTACTGAGGTAAAAGGGGATGATGTGGTCTGCCTTATAAAAAGTTCTGCCACCTTGTCTGGGTCCTTGTACACTTTACATGTTTCCCAAATTCACATTGATCAGCCTACCCTGACTGAACTAGATAAGGAG GTCATAAGCACTTGGGGAGTTAGAAACAGTATAGACTTTCTTTCACTATCATATGCGCGACACGCAGAAGATGTTCGACAT GCTCGGGAATTTCTTTCTAAGCTGGGGGATCTTAGTCAAACTCAAATTTTTGCAAAGATTGAAAATGTGGAG GGCTTGACACACTTTGATGAGATTCTGCAAGAAGCAGATGGAATCATTTTTGGCCGTGGAAATCTGGGGATTGATCTTCCTCCTGAGAAG GTATTTTTGCATCAGAAGGTAGCCCTTTTCAAGTGCAACATGGCTGGGAAACCAGCAGTTGTTACTCGTGTTGTGGACTCTATGACTGATAACTTGCGACCCACTCGTGCTGAGGCAACGGATGTTGCCAATGCTGTACTTGATG GTTGTGATGCGATTCTTCTAGGTGCAGAGACCTTGCGAGGATTATATCCTGTTGAGACTATTTCAATCATCGGCAAAATTTGTTCTGAG GCTGAGAAGGTTTTCAATCAAGATTTATACTTCAAGAGAACTGTTAAATATGTTGGAGAACCAATGTCCCACTTGGAATCTATTGCCTCCTCTGCG GTGCGTGCTGCCATCAAGGTTAGGGCATCTGTTATTATTTGCTTCACATCATCAGGGAGAGCAGCAAG ATTAATAGCAAAGTATAGGCCAACAATGCCCGTATTATCTGTTGTTATTCCTCAACTGAAGAGTAATCAGCTTCGTTGGACATTTAGTGGGGCTTTTGAG GCTAGACAATCTCTAATAGTCAGAGGCATTTTCCCCATGCTTGCAGATCCCCGACATCCG GGTGACCCCGCTAATGCAACAAATGAATCAGTGCTGAAGGTTGCACTGGACCACGGGAAGGCCCTAGGTGTAATAAAGCCACATGACAGGGTGGTTGTGTGTCAGAAGGTAGGTGACTCGTCTGTTGTGAAGATCATTGAGCTTGAGGACTAG